Below is a genomic region from Pseudobdellovibrionaceae bacterium.
TAATAAACCAATGCCGGGAGATTGGAACGGAGCGGGAATGCACACCAATTTTTCCACAGATGCTACGCGAGCTAAGGGAGGAATAGAAGCAATAAACAAAGCTGTAGAAAACCTAAAAGAAAAGCATAGCCAACATATTCGTAACTATGGAGCGGGTTTAGAGGATCGACTTACTGGCCTTCACGAAACTTGCCATATTGGACAATTTAAATCGGGAGTATCTGACAGGGGTGCCTCTATTAGAATTCCTTTACAAACTTCGCAAAAAGGTTGTGGTTATTTTGAAGATCGTCGACCAGGAGCTAACGCAGACCCTTATAAAGTTTCTGCATGTCTTGTAGAGGCGACTTGTCTTTAATTGCAATATAAAAGACTAAAAAAGAAAACAAAAACAAAGAGTAAAGTATGACGAAAAACATAGGAATTAAAATTGAAGATAACGGAAAAGCGAAAGTGGTTAGCATAGAGGGGCTTTTAGACGCGCCAATGGCCAGCGCGGTTCATGAAAGATTATATGATGTTTTAGAGGGAGACACCTCTACATTAATTTTTAATTTAGAGAACCTTGAGTATATCTCTAGTGCGGGACTTCGCGTGTTGTTATATTCTGCTCAAAAAATGCAAGCAAAAAAAGGAAAAACCGCACTTTGTAAACTTCCAAAAAATGTACAGCGTGTTTTAGATATTAGTGGTTTAAACACTGTGTTTACTATATATCCAGATGTAAGCGAAGCCATTGCCGCTATGGCATAGAGACTTAGCCATAGTTTTAAATAAAAAAACTTACAGAAAAGTAGGGGTTTGTGGCATGAAGCAAAAAAACAAAAAAGCAAACTGCATACTTTCTTTTAGCTTAACAAAAAAAGAAGATTTACAAACTGTGATGGGCGATTTTCAAAAGTGTCGCGAAACTTATGTTATCAACGAAAAAGTTTTTTTTGACCTTAAGCTTTGTTTAGAAGAGGCTATAACCAATATATTTAGTCACGGTTATAAACAGGCGCAAAAAGATATCGAGATAAGTTTGCACCTTTATAAAACTTCCGACGGGTTTATGGCCGATATAGTTGATAATGGAAATGCGTTTAATCCTTGTAGTGATTTTAACCCAACCCATTTAGAGATAAATTGGAAGGCGAGGCCTGTTGGAGGGCTGGGAATACATTTACTAAAAAATCTTTCTGATGAATTAGAATATATTCCACAACAAAACGGTAATCGATTAAAAATTTATAAAAAAACATAATAAAAGATGAGTATTAAATTATGGTAAAAATTTTAGTGGTAGACGACGAAGTGGATATGGAGCCATTAATCACTCAAAAATTTCGCCGTAAAATTCACAATAAAGAATGGGAAATGATCTTTCGCCACAATGGGCAACAAGCTTTAGAGGTTTTGCAAGAAGACCCCAGCATTGACATTGTTTTATCCGATATCAATATGCCTCAAATGGATGGGTTAACTTTAACACAAAAAATTCAAGAAGAAGGTTTTGATATACGCACGGTAATTGTTTCCGCTTACGGAGATATTGAAAACATAAGAACGGCCATGAACAATGGGGCTTTTGATTTCATTACTAAGCCCATTAACTTTAAAGACATGGAGCACACCATAACTAGAGGCTTCGACAATTTGTCTAAGATGAAAGAGGCCTTGCAATCTAAAGAGACTTTGTTTCATTTAAAAAAAGAATTAAGTGTGGCTCATGATATTCAACAATCCATATTACCT
It encodes:
- a CDS encoding STAS domain-containing protein; protein product: MTKNIGIKIEDNGKAKVVSIEGLLDAPMASAVHERLYDVLEGDTSTLIFNLENLEYISSAGLRVLLYSAQKMQAKKGKTALCKLPKNVQRVLDISGLNTVFTIYPDVSEAIAAMA
- a CDS encoding ATP-binding protein, with the protein product MKQKNKKANCILSFSLTKKEDLQTVMGDFQKCRETYVINEKVFFDLKLCLEEAITNIFSHGYKQAQKDIEISLHLYKTSDGFMADIVDNGNAFNPCSDFNPTHLEINWKARPVGGLGIHLLKNLSDELEYIPQQNGNRLKIYKKT